In Microbacterium laevaniformans, a single window of DNA contains:
- a CDS encoding NAD(P)H-binding protein — MARILIIGGHGKVALKAEPLLARAGHEVSAVIRTAGHVDDVTTAGAHPVVADVASLDLAQLTGLVRGFDVVVWSAGAGGGDAARTYAVDRDAAIRTIDAAATANVDRFVMVSYFGAGPDHGVDPDNGFFAYAEAKAAADAHLRASGVEYTILVPSTLTDDDPTGMIETTAPSGTSVSRADVAAVLAAAVDEPATRGRTVSFNTGSTPIAAALAAA, encoded by the coding sequence ATGGCACGCATCCTCATCATCGGCGGACACGGCAAGGTGGCGCTGAAGGCCGAGCCGCTGCTCGCTCGGGCCGGCCACGAGGTCAGCGCGGTCATCCGCACCGCGGGCCACGTCGATGACGTGACGACGGCGGGTGCGCATCCCGTGGTGGCCGACGTTGCGAGTCTCGACCTCGCCCAGCTGACCGGCCTCGTCCGCGGGTTCGACGTCGTCGTCTGGTCGGCGGGCGCCGGGGGCGGCGATGCGGCACGCACGTACGCCGTCGACCGCGACGCGGCGATCCGCACGATCGACGCCGCCGCGACGGCGAACGTCGACAGGTTCGTCATGGTGTCGTACTTCGGTGCCGGGCCCGACCATGGCGTCGACCCCGACAACGGCTTCTTCGCCTACGCCGAGGCGAAGGCTGCTGCCGATGCGCATCTGCGCGCCAGCGGCGTCGAGTACACGATCCTGGTGCCGTCGACCCTGACCGACGATGACCCCACCGGGATGATCGAGACCACTGCCCCGTCGGGCACCTCGGTGTCGCGCGCCGACGTCGCCGCGGTGCTCGCGGCCGCGGTCGACGAGCCGGCGACGCGAGGGCGCACCGTGAGCTTCAACACCGGCTCGACGCCGATCGCCGCCGCGCTGGCGGCCGCTTGA
- a CDS encoding lactonase family protein, with protein MTATTALVLVANAADGSLSTFRLTDGTLERIAVTEGLTGCSTFAVDATRDLVYAAVKGDPAGIVTLSLDRTSGELTPLSRRDLPAGGMNYLALTRDGSALLGASYGGGYGILSPVTDGTVGEPVSEISYPNLHSVLPSADGRFAYFVSLGADLVAQYAIADELALVPLEPATAAAPAGSGPRHLLVNDTQDAVYVMTEFSGEVLHYARDTATGTLELVGAASAFDRSKGLGHGEFGADPLAHHFIWGADLHAGADGRVLWASERTESTLAAVPVAADGTVSDAATFTVTEQQPRGFATSADGRYLVAAGEKSTTVSLYAVDGERLELLQRAETGNGANWVRFID; from the coding sequence ATGACCGCCACGACTGCCCTCGTCCTCGTCGCCAACGCTGCAGACGGCTCCCTCTCGACCTTCCGTCTCACCGACGGCACACTGGAGCGCATCGCCGTGACCGAGGGGCTGACGGGGTGCTCCACGTTCGCCGTGGACGCTACGCGCGACCTCGTCTACGCGGCGGTCAAGGGGGATCCTGCCGGCATCGTCACCCTCTCGCTCGATCGCACGAGCGGTGAGCTCACCCCCCTCTCGCGCCGCGATCTGCCCGCCGGCGGCATGAACTACCTCGCCCTCACGCGTGATGGATCGGCATTGCTCGGAGCAAGCTACGGCGGCGGCTACGGCATCCTCTCCCCCGTCACCGACGGCACCGTCGGCGAGCCGGTATCGGAGATCTCCTACCCGAATCTGCACTCCGTGCTGCCCAGCGCCGACGGCCGTTTCGCCTACTTCGTCTCGCTCGGGGCCGACCTCGTCGCCCAGTACGCGATCGCCGACGAGCTCGCCCTCGTCCCGCTGGAGCCCGCGACCGCGGCGGCTCCCGCCGGCAGCGGACCGCGCCATCTGCTGGTGAACGACACGCAGGATGCCGTCTACGTCATGACCGAGTTCTCCGGCGAGGTGCTGCATTACGCCCGCGATACGGCGACCGGCACGCTGGAGCTGGTGGGCGCGGCATCCGCCTTCGACCGTTCGAAGGGTCTCGGCCACGGCGAGTTCGGCGCCGATCCCCTCGCCCATCACTTCATCTGGGGCGCCGACCTGCACGCCGGCGCGGACGGCCGCGTGCTGTGGGCGTCGGAGCGCACCGAGAGCACGCTCGCCGCGGTTCCGGTGGCCGCCGACGGCACCGTCTCGGATGCCGCGACCTTCACCGTCACCGAGCAGCAGCCCCGCGGCTTCGCCACGAGCGCCGACGGCCGCTACCTCGTGGCCGCCGGCGAGAAGTCGACGACGGTCTCGCTGTATGCCGTCGACGGCGAGCGCCTGGAACTGCTGCAGCGCGCCGAGACCGGCAACGGCGCCAACTGGGTGCGCTTCATCGACTGA
- a CDS encoding SDR family NAD(P)-dependent oxidoreductase, with product MTENEPRTIVITGASSGIGAAAARQLALAGQRVVVVGRDPRRTRQVAEGIGMPFHVADFAVLAQVRALADELRASYPRIDVLANNAGGIFGDRTVTVDGFEATFQTNHLAAFLLTNLLRDRLVDAGAAVIQTSSVAARRFSRFDIDDLNAERRYSASSAYGNAKLANILFTKEIERRWGDDGVAAAAFHPGVIGSSFAATAKGPWRFMYTNPVTSRLLTSTDVGGARLAWLALGKPGLDWEHGGYYVANRLARTSPVAADPVIAARLWERSAEMVGL from the coding sequence GTGACCGAGAACGAGCCCCGCACGATCGTGATCACCGGAGCCAGCAGCGGCATCGGTGCCGCCGCGGCCCGACAGCTCGCCCTGGCCGGGCAGCGAGTGGTGGTTGTCGGGCGCGACCCGCGGCGGACCCGGCAGGTGGCCGAGGGGATCGGCATGCCGTTCCACGTCGCCGACTTCGCCGTCCTCGCGCAGGTGCGCGCGCTCGCCGATGAACTGCGGGCGAGCTATCCGCGCATCGACGTGCTCGCGAACAACGCGGGCGGCATCTTCGGCGATCGCACCGTCACGGTCGACGGATTCGAGGCGACCTTCCAGACGAACCATCTGGCGGCGTTCCTGCTCACCAATCTGCTGCGCGATCGCCTCGTCGACGCGGGAGCCGCGGTCATCCAGACCTCGAGCGTCGCCGCGCGACGTTTCTCGCGCTTCGACATCGACGACCTCAACGCCGAGCGGCGATATTCTGCGAGCTCGGCATACGGCAACGCGAAGCTCGCGAACATCCTGTTCACGAAGGAGATCGAGCGGCGCTGGGGCGACGACGGTGTGGCGGCGGCCGCATTCCACCCGGGCGTGATCGGCAGCAGCTTCGCGGCTACGGCCAAGGGACCGTGGCGCTTCATGTACACCAATCCCGTGACCAGCCGGCTGCTGACCTCGACCGATGTCGGCGGGGCGCGGCTGGCCTGGCTCGCGCTGGGCAAGCCGGGTCTGGACTGGGAGCACGGCGGCTACTACGTCGCCAACCGCCTGGCGCGCACCTCGCCGGTCGCCGCCGATCCGGTCATCGCCGCGCGCCTGTGGGAGCGCAGCGCGGAGATGGTCGGCCTCTGA
- a CDS encoding SDR family oxidoreductase: MTRDQYTFTDPAALYADIEPQKQRMPEPGLEAELTPRPDLGEDTYRGTGRLRGRRALITGGDSGIGAATAIAFAREGADVAISYLPEEEEDARRVAGLIRDAGVTALTFPGDLKDAAYCRDLVEKTVEGLGGLDILVNNGGKQIFNDDLATLSDEQFDATFKTNVYAMFWITKAALAHLEPGSSIINTTSIQAYKPSDVLVDYASTKATINAFTKALAQQIAPRGIRVNAVAPGPIWTALQPTDGQPQDKLDSFGEDTALGRMGQPAELAPAYVFLASAESSYVIGETLNVNGGIPSP, encoded by the coding sequence ATGACCCGCGACCAGTACACGTTCACCGACCCGGCCGCCCTCTATGCCGACATCGAGCCGCAGAAGCAGCGGATGCCGGAACCCGGCCTCGAGGCCGAACTGACGCCCCGTCCGGACCTCGGCGAGGACACCTACCGCGGAACCGGTCGTCTGCGCGGCCGCCGCGCCCTCATCACCGGCGGCGACTCGGGCATCGGCGCCGCCACCGCGATCGCGTTCGCGCGCGAAGGCGCCGACGTCGCGATCTCCTATCTGCCCGAAGAAGAGGAGGATGCGCGCCGCGTCGCCGGGCTCATCCGCGACGCCGGTGTCACCGCGCTCACCTTTCCCGGCGATCTGAAGGATGCCGCGTACTGCCGGGATCTGGTCGAGAAGACCGTGGAGGGTCTCGGCGGACTCGACATCCTCGTCAACAACGGCGGCAAGCAGATCTTCAACGACGACCTCGCGACGCTGAGCGACGAGCAGTTCGACGCCACCTTCAAGACCAACGTGTACGCGATGTTCTGGATCACCAAGGCCGCCCTCGCGCACCTCGAACCGGGCTCGTCGATCATCAACACGACCTCCATCCAGGCGTACAAGCCCTCCGATGTGCTCGTCGACTACGCGTCGACGAAGGCCACGATCAATGCGTTCACGAAGGCACTCGCCCAACAGATCGCGCCGCGCGGCATCCGCGTCAACGCGGTCGCGCCCGGGCCGATCTGGACGGCGCTGCAGCCCACCGACGGCCAGCCGCAGGACAAGCTCGACAGCTTCGGCGAGGACACCGCGCTCGGGCGAATGGGCCAGCCCGCCGAACTCGCCCCCGCCTACGTGTTCCTCGCATCGGCCGAGTCCAGCTATGTCATCGGCGAAACGCTTAACGTCAACGGCGGCATCCCCTCGCCCTGA
- a CDS encoding MFS transporter, which yields MSRRNPVHHPSTASGRSSLIAHTGWAYWPIAFVARLPFAMMTVGVLMLVVHATDSVGFGGLTSAAVGIGVVIAGPIMGDLVDRHGQRRVLVPVGLANGILLALFPLVATAEAPPGVILAAALAIGLTGPQAAAMSRSRLLAIVAARIAPERRTKTTSRLMSYESAADETAFVIGPFLVGILAALIAPWAPIAVAAALSFGFVLAFALHPTARLLQSRADTAAERAAFRAVLTPSMLVLVAATFGVGMFFGAALTSLTAFARAAGDEAQAGLLYGLMGIGSAVLALGVVLLPARFALRHRWLAFAGVLTAASVGYATSSSLGVVAGWLLVMGLGVGPTLVTLFSLAGERAPLGRSATTMTLLSSALTLAQALAAAATGWIAEEVSLGVAMVVPALAAAIVLSLGVVNVAIARRGRAAPARPAADVAVDEAWRHDGTDERARAR from the coding sequence ATGTCCCGAAGGAACCCCGTGCACCACCCCTCGACCGCCAGCGGTCGTTCGTCGCTGATCGCGCACACCGGATGGGCCTACTGGCCGATCGCATTCGTTGCACGTCTGCCCTTTGCGATGATGACCGTCGGCGTGCTCATGCTCGTCGTCCACGCGACCGATTCGGTCGGCTTCGGCGGGCTCACCTCGGCCGCCGTCGGCATCGGCGTCGTCATCGCGGGCCCCATCATGGGCGATCTCGTGGACAGACACGGACAGCGGCGCGTGCTCGTCCCGGTGGGGCTCGCCAACGGCATCCTGCTCGCGCTGTTCCCGCTGGTGGCGACGGCGGAGGCGCCCCCGGGCGTGATCCTGGCGGCGGCTCTGGCGATCGGGCTGACCGGACCGCAGGCGGCGGCCATGTCGCGCAGCCGGCTGCTGGCCATCGTCGCCGCGCGCATCGCTCCCGAGCGGCGCACGAAGACGACCTCGCGGCTGATGTCGTACGAGTCGGCTGCCGACGAGACGGCCTTCGTCATCGGCCCGTTCCTGGTCGGCATCCTCGCAGCCCTCATCGCACCGTGGGCTCCGATCGCGGTAGCCGCAGCGCTCAGCTTCGGCTTCGTGCTCGCGTTCGCGCTGCACCCCACCGCGCGCCTGCTGCAGAGTCGCGCCGACACCGCGGCGGAGCGCGCCGCCTTCCGCGCGGTGCTGACGCCCTCGATGCTCGTGCTGGTGGCGGCGACGTTCGGGGTGGGAATGTTCTTCGGCGCGGCGCTGACGTCACTGACGGCCTTCGCGCGGGCTGCGGGCGACGAGGCGCAGGCGGGCCTGCTCTACGGGCTCATGGGCATCGGCTCCGCGGTGCTGGCCCTCGGCGTCGTGCTGCTGCCCGCGCGCTTCGCCCTGCGCCACCGTTGGCTCGCCTTCGCGGGAGTGCTGACGGCGGCATCCGTCGGGTATGCGACCTCGTCGAGCCTCGGCGTGGTCGCCGGCTGGCTGCTCGTCATGGGGCTCGGCGTCGGGCCGACGCTGGTGACGCTGTTCTCGCTCGCGGGTGAGCGTGCCCCGCTCGGACGATCGGCGACGACCATGACGCTGCTCAGCTCCGCCCTCACTCTCGCGCAGGCGCTCGCTGCGGCGGCCACCGGCTGGATCGCCGAAGAGGTTTCGCTGGGCGTCGCGATGGTCGTGCCCGCCCTGGCAGCGGCGATCGTCCTGTCGCTGGGAGTCGTGAACGTCGCGATCGCACGCCGCGGCCGCGCCGCCCCCGCCCGTCCGGCCGCAGATGTCGCTGTGGACGAGGCATGGCGGCACGACGGGACGGACGAACGCGCCCGCGCGCGCTAA